One uncultured Carboxylicivirga sp. genomic window, CTTCAACGCTACTTTCGGCTCCTTCAAATGCAAAAGTGCTTAAGTTCTTAGCCGCTCCAAACCCTCCTGGCATTAGTAAGGCATCAAAATCTTCAGCTTTATAAGAATCCAGAGGTTGAATAGCACCTCTTGCTATTCGGGCAGCCTCAATCATTACATTTCGTGTTTCATTCATTTCGTCACCAGTAATATGATTGACAACATGGTGTTGTTGTATATCAGGTGCAAATAATGTGTATTGGGCTCCCTGTTTAGCAATTGCTAACATGGTAAGGACTGATTCATGTATTTCAGCGCCATCAAAAACACCGCAACCAGAAAGTATAACAGCTATTTTTTTTGTATCTGACATGTTTTGTAATTTTAGTATTAGATATAAAATTACAACTTTTTGTTTCTAAGAATGCATAAATAATACATAACCTGTGAAATGAAAACTAAGGATGATAATTATAGTAGGATTTTTATTGGGGTCCCCATTCTTTTGAGACCAGAATTTAATAAAGATTTTTCTGCGCTTAAAAACTTTCTGAAAGGTAACAAAATATCATGGGTGAAAAACCACTTAATGCACATTACAATTCGTTTTGTTGGTGATGTATCTCAGGACAAGCTGATGAAGTTAAAATCTGATTTTGTTCGATTTACTTTTAATGAGAAGTTAGTTTTAAATAGTGCTGGTATTGATGTTTTCGAATCCAATAGAAGTCCAAAGGTTATCTATGTGAATATTCTTACTCATGAACCCTGGATCAAACTATATATTGCAGTTAATAAAATACTCGAAAAGTATAATATGGTTCCTCCAGATAAAGAATTTACACCTCATCTTACCATAGGAAGAGTTAGGTTAATAAAGGATAGAGAATCTTTTAATCTTTCTAAAATCAAGTTTGAAAACGGGTTTAAGTTACAGCAGAAAGACCTTAAACTTTGTTTGTACAAGAGTGTGCTTACTAATCAAGGACCTGTTTACCAGATTTTGGAATCGGTACCTTTAACTACTTTTTAAGATGTAGGATTAATATTGATTTAGGTTCGACCAATAAATTGGTAAAATCATCAAACGTTGATTCACTCACAATATCATATCCTGTTGAATATTGACCAAGAATCTCGATATATTTTTTATTGTCAATTCTGATTGGTTCTTCCGTATTATTAATAAAAACAAATGCAGCTAAGCTGTCCTTTTGCCTGTAATAGGCATAGGTTCCTTCTTCAGGAGCAAATTGAATAAACTTGCCCGTAAACAACGATTTATTTTTATTCCTCCAGTTGATTGTTCTTACGGCAAAATTGTAAAATTCATTTTCCTGAGGCGAGAAACCTTTTTGTTCAAATCCGTTCTGACTATCTCCTTCCCATCCTCCCGGGAAATCTTTACGA contains:
- the thpR gene encoding RNA 2',3'-cyclic phosphodiesterase, whose product is MKTKDDNYSRIFIGVPILLRPEFNKDFSALKNFLKGNKISWVKNHLMHITIRFVGDVSQDKLMKLKSDFVRFTFNEKLVLNSAGIDVFESNRSPKVIYVNILTHEPWIKLYIAVNKILEKYNMVPPDKEFTPHLTIGRVRLIKDRESFNLSKIKFENGFKLQQKDLKLCLYKSVLTNQGPVYQILESVPLTTF
- the elbB gene encoding isoprenoid biosynthesis glyoxalase ElbB, giving the protein MSDTKKIAVILSGCGVFDGAEIHESVLTMLAIAKQGAQYTLFAPDIQQHHVVNHITGDEMNETRNVMIEAARIARGAIQPLDSYKAEDFDALLMPGGFGAAKNLSTFAFEGAESSVEEETMRAIKETHAAKKPIGALCIAPAVVAKALGQIEVTIGQDKGTADAIEKMGAIHKQTKHGEVVIDVVNKIATTPCYMLDANIIQIAEGAENVVKATLEMI